A single window of Mycolicibacterium aurum DNA harbors:
- a CDS encoding GcvT family protein — MTSAKSLPSRARVVVIGGGVIGTSVAYHLTKLGLTDVVLLEQGQLSCGTTWHAAGLVGQLRASEGMTRLVQYSTQLYSELESETGLSAGYKQCGGVTVARTEDRMVQLRRTAANAAAFDLQCELLTPEQAHEHYPVMRVDDLVGAIWLPDDGKANPTDLTFALAKGARSGGCRIVEKTRVLDVLVTDGEVTGVRTDAGDIEAEIVVNCAGQWAKQVGAMAGVNVPLHSAEHFYVVSETIDGVHPDLPILRDPDGYTYFKEEVGGLVIGGFEPEAKPWVPPDAIPYPFEFQLLDEDWEHFEVLMTSALLRIPALETTGIKKFYNGPESFTPDNQFILGEAPECRNFFVGAGFNSVGIATAGGAGRALAEWIVDGAPSTDLTGVDIRRFAPFNGNNRWLHDRVAEVLGIHYEIPWPNREMTTARPFRRSPVHHLLDAAGANFGSRMGWERANFFAPAGSPPVIDYTWDKPNWLEWSAAEQASTRSGVTVFDQTSFSKYLLVGGDAEAALQWLCTADVGVEVGRSVYTGMLNARGTYESDVTVTRTAPQEYLIVSSAATTERDKDHIRTQIRRRLSPGADAHLVDVTSAYAVFGVMGPRSRDLLSGLTDADLSDEAFPFGASRMVSLGYATVRATRITYVGELGWELYVPAEFAVGVYEDLMAAGASCGVARGGYYAIEALRLEKGYRAFGRELTPSENPVEAGLLFACKLKTDIDFLGREAVEKARAAGVGKKLVGFRVDSPEPMLWGGELILRDGVVAGQATSAAWGHTLGACVGLAYLRAPGAAKVDADWVRDGSYQVNVGGQRHAITVSLRPLYDPASERVRG; from the coding sequence ATGACGTCCGCCAAATCTCTGCCGTCGCGTGCCCGGGTCGTCGTCATCGGCGGCGGGGTCATCGGCACCAGCGTCGCCTACCACCTGACCAAACTCGGGCTCACCGACGTCGTGCTGCTCGAACAGGGCCAGCTGTCCTGCGGAACCACCTGGCACGCAGCAGGTCTCGTAGGCCAGCTGCGGGCATCGGAAGGCATGACCCGCCTGGTGCAGTATTCGACGCAGCTGTACTCGGAGCTGGAGAGCGAGACGGGTCTGTCGGCCGGCTACAAGCAGTGCGGCGGAGTCACGGTCGCACGCACCGAGGACAGGATGGTGCAGCTGCGCCGCACTGCGGCCAACGCGGCGGCGTTCGACCTGCAGTGCGAACTGCTCACGCCCGAACAGGCACACGAGCACTATCCGGTGATGCGGGTCGACGACCTGGTCGGCGCCATCTGGCTGCCCGACGACGGCAAGGCCAATCCGACCGACCTGACGTTCGCGCTGGCCAAGGGCGCGCGCTCGGGTGGGTGCCGGATCGTGGAGAAGACCCGTGTGCTCGATGTGCTCGTCACCGACGGCGAGGTGACAGGCGTGCGCACCGACGCCGGTGACATCGAGGCCGAGATCGTCGTGAACTGTGCCGGGCAGTGGGCCAAACAGGTCGGCGCGATGGCCGGGGTCAACGTGCCGCTGCACTCGGCCGAGCATTTCTACGTGGTCAGCGAGACGATCGACGGCGTCCATCCCGACCTGCCGATCCTGCGCGACCCCGACGGCTACACCTACTTCAAGGAGGAGGTCGGCGGTCTCGTCATCGGTGGATTCGAGCCGGAGGCCAAGCCGTGGGTCCCACCCGACGCGATCCCGTATCCGTTCGAATTCCAGCTGCTGGATGAAGATTGGGAGCATTTCGAGGTCCTGATGACCAGTGCGCTGCTGCGCATCCCGGCATTGGAGACCACCGGGATCAAGAAGTTCTACAACGGTCCCGAGAGCTTCACGCCGGACAACCAGTTCATCCTCGGTGAGGCACCCGAGTGCCGGAACTTCTTCGTGGGAGCCGGATTCAACTCGGTGGGCATCGCCACCGCGGGCGGGGCGGGGCGGGCACTGGCCGAATGGATCGTCGACGGCGCGCCGAGCACCGACCTGACCGGCGTGGACATCCGCCGCTTCGCGCCGTTCAACGGCAACAACCGGTGGCTGCACGATCGAGTGGCCGAGGTGCTGGGCATCCACTACGAGATTCCCTGGCCCAACCGGGAAATGACGACCGCCAGACCGTTCCGGCGGTCTCCGGTGCACCATCTGCTCGATGCCGCGGGCGCCAACTTCGGCAGCCGGATGGGGTGGGAACGCGCCAACTTCTTCGCCCCGGCCGGCTCGCCACCGGTGATCGACTACACGTGGGACAAGCCCAATTGGCTGGAGTGGTCGGCCGCCGAGCAGGCGAGCACCCGCTCCGGGGTCACGGTGTTCGATCAGACGTCGTTCTCCAAGTACCTGCTGGTCGGAGGCGATGCCGAGGCGGCGTTGCAGTGGTTGTGCACCGCAGATGTCGGCGTCGAAGTCGGCAGATCGGTCTACACGGGCATGCTCAACGCGCGCGGCACGTACGAATCCGACGTCACGGTCACCAGGACCGCGCCGCAGGAGTACCTCATCGTCAGCAGCGCCGCCACCACCGAACGCGACAAGGACCATATCCGCACCCAGATCCGGCGGCGCTTGTCCCCCGGGGCCGACGCGCACCTGGTGGACGTCACCTCTGCGTACGCGGTGTTCGGTGTGATGGGCCCGCGGTCGCGTGACCTCCTGTCAGGACTGACCGATGCCGATCTGTCCGACGAGGCGTTCCCGTTCGGCGCCAGCAGGATGGTCTCACTCGGCTACGCCACGGTGCGCGCCACCCGGATCACCTATGTCGGTGAATTGGGTTGGGAGCTCTATGTTCCCGCCGAATTCGCCGTCGGGGTGTATGAGGACCTGATGGCTGCGGGTGCGAGCTGTGGCGTTGCGCGCGGCGGGTACTACGCAATCGAGGCGTTGCGCCTGGAGAAGGGGTACCGGGCATTCGGCCGCGAGCTGACACCGAGTGAGAACCCCGTCGAGGCCGGGCTGCTGTTCGCGTGCAAGCTCAAGACCGACATCGACTTCCTGGGGCGCGAAGCGGTGGAGAAGGCGCGCGCTGCCGGGGTCGGCAAGAAACTGGTCGGCTTCCGCGTCGACTCGCCAGAACCGATGCTGTGGGGTGGCGAGTTGATCCTGCGCGACGGAGTGGTCGCAGGGCAGGCGACATCGGCGGCGTGGGGTCACACACTCGGCGCCTGCGTCGGGCTGGCCTACCTGAGAGCGCCGGGCGCGGCGAAGGTCGACGCCGACTGGGTGCGTGACGGCAGCTATCAGGTGAACGTGGGCGGGCAACGTCATGCGATCACGGTGTCGCTGCGGCCGCTCTACGATCCGGCGAGTGAACGCGTGCGGGGTTAG
- a CDS encoding energy-coupling factor ABC transporter permease yields the protein MNVDYVAMHMSDGIVNAPISLLFAGVALVALAVCVAKARIELDERTVPLAGLVAAFIFAVQMVNFPILPGVSGHLLGGALAAILVGPFTGALCVAIVLIVQALLFADGGVTALGTNITNMSVIGVAAGYGTAVLLYRLVRRRRNDVPVPAVGAVAFVAAIIGTVCAAMGFVLEYALGGAATTSLGTVAAYMFGTHVLIGIGEGIITALTVMAVVRARPDLVYLLRTNARAEVTV from the coding sequence ATGAACGTCGACTACGTCGCCATGCACATGAGCGACGGCATCGTCAACGCCCCGATCTCCCTGCTGTTCGCCGGCGTCGCGCTGGTGGCACTGGCGGTGTGCGTGGCGAAGGCGAGGATCGAGCTCGACGAGCGTACGGTGCCGCTGGCCGGGCTGGTGGCCGCCTTCATCTTCGCGGTGCAGATGGTGAACTTCCCGATTCTGCCCGGGGTCAGCGGCCATCTGCTCGGTGGGGCGCTGGCCGCCATCCTCGTGGGCCCGTTCACCGGAGCGCTGTGCGTGGCCATCGTCCTGATCGTGCAGGCGCTGCTGTTCGCCGATGGTGGCGTGACGGCACTCGGCACGAACATCACCAACATGTCGGTGATCGGTGTGGCGGCAGGCTACGGAACCGCGGTGCTGCTGTACCGGCTGGTCCGACGCCGCCGCAACGACGTCCCGGTGCCTGCCGTCGGGGCGGTGGCTTTCGTCGCCGCAATCATCGGCACAGTCTGCGCCGCAATGGGGTTCGTGCTGGAGTACGCCCTCGGCGGCGCGGCGACGACATCCCTGGGGACCGTCGCCGCCTATATGTTCGGCACCCATGTCCTGATCGGTATCGGCGAGGGCATCATCACCGCGCTGACGGTGATGGCGGTGGTACGGGCCCGGCCGGATCTGGTCTACCTGTTGCGCACCAACGCGCGCGCGGAGGTGACGGTATGA
- a CDS encoding PDGLE domain-containing protein has translation MTESTQRRWWFWIGFAVVTLLIAGGVSYFASSSPDGLDSATLQGCEVVETATGEELRGECIAQHADEHSLAGSPLADYAIGGQDGTGGLAGIIGVVVTVVIAGGAFWVIARSRSKPTSSVSE, from the coding sequence ATGACGGAGTCGACGCAACGCCGCTGGTGGTTCTGGATCGGCTTCGCGGTGGTCACCCTGCTGATCGCCGGCGGGGTGTCGTACTTCGCGAGTTCGAGCCCGGACGGTCTGGACTCGGCGACCTTGCAGGGGTGCGAGGTGGTCGAGACCGCGACGGGCGAAGAGCTCCGGGGTGAGTGCATCGCCCAGCATGCCGACGAGCATTCCCTGGCGGGCTCTCCGCTGGCCGACTATGCGATCGGTGGCCAGGATGGCACCGGCGGGCTGGCGGGCATCATCGGCGTCGTCGTCACGGTCGTCATCGCGGGTGGGGCGTTCTGGGTGATCGCGCGGTCCCGGTCGAAACCGACATCGTCAGTGAGTGAGTGA